In the Cryptococcus depauperatus CBS 7841 chromosome 4, complete sequence genome, GTACTGCCGGACTCAAGCCTCCATGCACACAAAACACTCTACCATCCACAATACATCCCAAACTCAGATAATCAAACACATCACAACAGTATCTCCACACGTTTGAGCTCCCATACTTTCTCTGGCATTCGTCGTAAAACCCATAGACTTGTGTAATTTGACGGGACTCGTGATTGCCTCTGATAAGGGTTATTCGGTCGGGATATCGAACTTTTAAAAGTAACAAAAGGAGAAACGTCTCAACAGAATAAAATCCTCGATCAACGAAATCACCTAACGCATCCATGAGCATCCATcgtcaagaaaaaaagacaagacgCACCCATGAATATGTAATTGGTTTCGGGACAGAATCCGCCTATCTTGAATAGTTCCATGAGATCAAAGAACTGGCCGTGTATATCTCCGCATATCTAATCAAGAGCCAACAGGAGTTAATGGGTCATATTTCAACATTCGATCAAGACTGACCGTGACAGGGCTATCGACATATTGCACATTCCCTTCCTCCATTAAAATCTCCTTTGCTTTTGTACAAATTTCCTTGACTGCAGACTCAGGAATGGGTTCGCATCGTTTCAATTGCTCAATTTGTCTGTTCAGTAATGGCAGGATTGATGTGAATCGCGTGATATCAAGTCGAGGATGCCAATTGCGAGCATCAATCAAGAGATAGGTAGTCACAGATAATTTCCACAGGTCAGTACTACTCCCGTACAGCGATACGATATTACACACTTGTCCAAATCTGATGATAAAGACATTATAAACGACACGTTTGCTATGTGGCTGCACAAGTTGTGCTGACGCAGATGATGTATATGTCAAGCGCCCCTGCTTTCTagcttttttttctcttcgtTGCTGTCTTTAGCAAGTAGAGttgatgttttttttttagGTTATTGAATGAatgaaaatcaaaatgtAGCAAAAAATGTAAAGCTGCAAAGAGAACTCTAAAGTGACAACAAACAAATAAACATGTAAAGTGGAGGATGAAATAGATTTTTCTGGGGAGGACTAGCATTTGTGATTGCCCGTTTTCGGACATGGCCGACTGATAGTAGAAAGGCACAACTCTTTAAAAGTCATTTATTGAACATTGTAAAACTTCATTACTATCCATTGTCTTTATTTCAACAAAGTCTATCTAGCCAGCGAGCTTTTCCAACTACTTTTACTGTCTTGGTATTCTGTCAAGCAGAGTATTCCACCATGGGTAAACAGATTGCTGCCTCTACTGAAAAGGTTGCCAACCTGGCTCAAAAGTACTTTGTTCATGATATTGCCAAGTCAGGATTTGGAACGGGTACCAACGACCTTGTCTGCAATTCTCTCTCCTAGATGTGGATACTGTTGACGAAACTTGATACAAAAGTATGATGCTGCCCGCCCATCTTACCCAGCTCCTGCGTTGCGAATCATCCACGATAAACTCAGATCCACATCTCCTCATCCATTAAAGATTATCGAGCCAGGATCGGGTACCGGCATCTTTTCccgccttcttctcaaggCTCCTGACTCTACGTATCCAACATTTGATATTGACACCTTAGTCTGTGTCGAACCTAGTCAAGGGATGAGAGATGCTTGGTATAGGTCTCTCGAAAAAGCCGGATTAGGATCATCTCTCAGAGAGAAGGCTGGAGAAGGCAGCATCAAACTGGGAGTGGTTAATGGCGGATTTGACGAATTGAGCGCTGTTCAACAACATGGCATAATGCAAGTAGAGAACGGCAGGGGGGGCGTTGATGGTGTGATTATTGCTCAAGCCTGGCATTGGTGTCCTGATTATGAAAAGGCTCTGGTatgtttctttctctgcgTTATGGTCGCTTGTTAAAAGATTATAGAGAGAGATTGCCTCGTATCTCCCTTCTGGGGCTCTATTTATCCTCATTTGGAACCTGGAATCTAACTGCCCAACATGGCAAGGCGATCTCCGTAACACCTATCAGCCATACGATCTTGGAACTCCTCAATACCATAAAGGTCTCTGGAGGAGCATGTTTGATACGAATGCTTACAAGGAACTCTTCCATGAACAGGAAGAGCATAAGATACCCTGGAGAATGGGTATCACTGATTCAATGCTCGTAGAGAGGCTATTAAGCAAGAGTTATCTGACAGAAGAATATCTGgatgggaa is a window encoding:
- a CDS encoding serine/threonine-protein phosphatase PP-X isozyme 1; translation: MSLSSDLDKQIEQLKRCEPIPESAVKEICTKAKEILMEEGNVQYVDSPVTICGDIHGQFFDLMELFKIGGFCPETNYIFMGDFVDRGFYSVETFLLLLLLKVRYPDRITLIRGNHESRQITQVYGFYDECQRKYGSSNVWRYCCDVFDYLSLGCIVDGRVFCVHGGLSPAVHRLDQIRVIDRRQEVPHEGPMCDLLWSDPDEEITGWGMSPRGAGFLFGRDVVEQFNHTNDIELVARAHQLVMEGYKLMFDRRIVTVWSAPNYCYRCGNTASVLELDGNLRQEYKVFDAAPQDARTIPQKRPMTHEYFL